A window from Pseudomonas kribbensis encodes these proteins:
- the putA gene encoding trifunctional transcriptional regulator/proline dehydrogenase/L-glutamate gamma-semialdehyde dehydrogenase, with product MATTTLGVKLDDPTRERLKAAATSIDRTPHWLIKQAIFNYLEKLEGGATLTELNGLTAKDADDAGEVHTDHAHQCFLEFAESILPQSVLRASITAAYRRPEPEVVPMLIEQARLPAPMAEATNKLAANIAEKLRNQKSAGGRAGIVQGLLQEFSLSSQEGVALMCLAEALLRIPDKGTRDALIRDKISTGNWQPHLGNSPSLFVNAATWGLLLTGKLVSTHNEAGLTSSLSRIIGKSGEPMIRKGVDMAMRLMGEQFVTGETIAEALANASKFEAKGFRYSYDMLGEAALTEHDAQKYLASYEQAIHSIGKASHGRGIYEGPGISIKLSALHPRYSRAQYERVMDELYPRLLSLTLLAKQYDIGLNIDAEEADRLELSLDLLERLCFEPQLTGWNGIGFVIQAYQKRCPYVIDYVIDLARRSRHRLMIRLVKGAYWDSEIKRAQVEGLEGYPVYTRKVYTDVSYIACARKLLSVPEVIYPQFATHNAHTLSAIYHIAGQNYYPGQYEFQCLHGMGEPLYEQVVGKVSEGKLNRPCRVYAPVGTHETLLAYLVRRLLENGANTSFVNRIADQSISIQELVADPVAQIEQMATVEGGFGLPHPRIPLPRDLYGSERANSSGIDMANEHRLASLSCALLATAHNNWKAAPMLGCASSNEAPAPVLNPSDLRDVVGHVQEATVEDVDNAIQCALNAAPIWQATPPAERAAILERAADLMEGEIQPLMGLLAREAGKTFANAIAEVREAVDFLRYYAVQARNDFSNDAHRPLGPVVCISPWNFPLAIFSGQVAAALAAGNPVLAKPAEQTPLVAAQAVRLLLEAGIPEGVLQLLPGRGETVGAGLVGDERVKGVMFTGSTEVARLLQRNIAGRLDNQGRPIPLIAETGGQNAMIVDSSALTEQVVIDVVSSAFDSAGQRCSALRVLCLQEDSADRVIEMLKGAMAESRLGNPERLSVDIGPVIDAEAKAGIEKHIQGMRDKGRNVYQVAIADAEEVKRGTFVMPTLIELESFDELQREIFGPVLHVVRYKRKEIDQLIAQINASGYGLTLGVHTRIDETIAKVIDNVNAGNVYVNRNIVGAVVGVQPFGGEGLSGTGPKAGGPLYLYRLLSTRPADAIEQSFARGDAAVAPDVRLRDALSKPLVALKAWADSNKFADLSTLCVQYAAQSQSGITRVLAGPTGEKNSYAILPREHVLCLADIEGDLLTQLAAVLAVGGSAVWPESDTSKALFARLPKEIQARIKLVSDWNKDDVVFDAVLHHGHSDQLRAVCQQIAKRAGAIVGVQGLSQGETNIALERLVIERALSVNTAAAGGNASLMTIG from the coding sequence ATGGCTACCACCACCCTTGGGGTCAAACTTGACGACCCGACCCGCGAGCGCCTGAAGGCCGCCGCAACCTCGATTGATCGCACGCCGCACTGGCTGATCAAGCAGGCAATTTTCAATTACCTGGAAAAACTCGAGGGTGGTGCAACCCTGACCGAGCTGAACGGTTTGACCGCCAAGGACGCCGACGACGCGGGTGAAGTCCACACCGATCACGCTCACCAATGCTTCCTCGAATTCGCCGAAAGCATCCTGCCGCAATCGGTGCTGCGCGCCTCGATCACCGCCGCTTACCGTCGCCCTGAGCCGGAAGTGGTGCCGATGCTGATCGAGCAGGCTCGCCTGCCGGCGCCGATGGCCGAAGCCACCAACAAACTCGCAGCAAACATCGCGGAAAAACTGCGTAACCAGAAGAGTGCCGGCGGTCGTGCAGGCATTGTTCAGGGCCTGCTGCAGGAATTTTCCCTGTCGTCCCAGGAAGGCGTGGCGCTGATGTGCCTGGCCGAAGCGCTGCTGCGTATCCCGGACAAGGGCACTCGCGATGCGCTGATCCGCGACAAGATCAGCACCGGCAACTGGCAGCCGCACCTGGGCAACAGCCCGTCGCTGTTCGTCAACGCGGCGACCTGGGGTCTGCTGCTGACCGGCAAACTGGTTTCCACTCACAACGAAGCCGGCCTGACTTCGTCCCTGAGCCGCATCATCGGCAAGAGCGGCGAGCCGATGATCCGCAAGGGCGTCGACATGGCCATGCGCCTGATGGGCGAGCAGTTCGTGACCGGCGAAACCATCGCCGAAGCCCTGGCCAACGCGAGCAAGTTCGAAGCCAAGGGCTTCCGTTATTCCTACGACATGCTCGGTGAAGCGGCGCTGACCGAACACGACGCCCAGAAGTACCTGGCCTCGTACGAACAAGCCATTCACTCGATCGGCAAAGCGTCCCACGGCCGTGGGATTTATGAAGGCCCGGGCATCTCGATCAAACTGTCGGCCCTGCACCCGCGTTACAGCCGCGCCCAGTACGAGCGCGTGATGGATGAGCTGTATCCGCGCCTGCTGTCGCTGACCCTGCTGGCCAAGCAATACGACATCGGCCTGAACATCGACGCCGAAGAAGCCGACCGCCTGGAGCTGTCGCTGGATCTGCTCGAGCGCCTGTGCTTCGAGCCGCAACTGACTGGCTGGAACGGCATCGGTTTCGTGATCCAGGCCTACCAGAAGCGTTGCCCATATGTGATCGACTACGTGATCGACCTGGCTCGCCGCAGCCGTCATCGCCTGATGATCCGTCTGGTGAAAGGCGCGTACTGGGACAGCGAAATCAAGCGCGCCCAGGTCGAAGGCCTGGAAGGCTATCCGGTCTACACCCGCAAGGTGTACACCGACGTTTCCTACATCGCCTGCGCGCGCAAACTGCTGTCGGTACCGGAAGTCATCTACCCGCAGTTCGCTACGCACAACGCCCACACCCTGTCGGCGATTTATCACATTGCCGGTCAGAACTATTACCCGGGCCAGTACGAATTCCAGTGCCTGCACGGCATGGGCGAACCATTGTACGAGCAGGTTGTAGGCAAGGTTTCCGAAGGCAAGCTGAACCGTCCGTGCCGTGTGTACGCTCCGGTCGGCACCCACGAAACCCTGCTGGCGTACCTCGTGCGTCGCCTGCTGGAAAACGGCGCCAACACCTCGTTCGTCAACCGCATCGCCGACCAGTCGATTTCGATTCAGGAACTGGTGGCCGATCCCGTTGCGCAGATCGAGCAGATGGCAACCGTAGAAGGCGGTTTCGGCCTGCCGCACCCGCGCATTCCGCTGCCGCGTGACCTGTACGGTTCCGAGCGCGCCAACTCCAGCGGCATCGACATGGCCAACGAACATCGTCTGGCTTCGCTGTCCTGTGCCCTGCTGGCCACCGCGCACAACAACTGGAAAGCCGCGCCGATGCTCGGTTGCGCCTCCAGCAACGAAGCGCCGGCCCCGGTGCTGAACCCGTCCGATCTGCGTGACGTAGTCGGCCACGTGCAGGAAGCCACCGTTGAAGACGTCGACAACGCCATTCAATGCGCCCTGAACGCCGCACCGATCTGGCAGGCCACCCCGCCGGCCGAACGTGCTGCGATTCTGGAGCGCGCCGCTGACCTGATGGAAGGCGAGATCCAGCCGCTGATGGGCCTGCTGGCCCGCGAAGCCGGCAAGACCTTCGCCAACGCCATCGCCGAAGTCCGTGAAGCCGTCGATTTCCTGCGTTATTACGCGGTGCAGGCTCGCAACGATTTCAGCAACGACGCCCACCGCCCGTTGGGCCCGGTGGTCTGCATCAGCCCGTGGAACTTCCCGCTGGCCATCTTCAGCGGTCAGGTTGCCGCCGCACTGGCCGCCGGTAACCCGGTGCTGGCCAAACCGGCCGAACAGACTCCACTGGTCGCCGCACAAGCCGTGCGCCTGCTGCTTGAAGCCGGGATCCCGGAAGGCGTGCTGCAACTGTTGCCGGGTCGCGGCGAAACCGTCGGTGCCGGTCTGGTGGGTGACGAGCGCGTCAAAGGCGTGATGTTCACCGGTTCCACCGAAGTTGCGCGTCTGCTGCAGCGCAACATTGCCGGTCGCCTCGACAACCAGGGTCGTCCGATTCCGCTGATCGCCGAAACCGGCGGCCAGAACGCGATGATCGTCGACTCTTCGGCACTGACCGAACAAGTGGTGATCGACGTTGTGTCGTCGGCCTTCGACAGCGCCGGTCAGCGCTGCTCGGCCCTGCGCGTCCTGTGCCTGCAGGAAGATTCCGCTGATCGCGTCATCGAAATGCTTAAAGGTGCGATGGCTGAAAGCCGTCTCGGCAACCCGGAGCGTCTGTCCGTGGACATCGGCCCGGTGATCGACGCCGAAGCCAAGGCCGGCATCGAGAAACACATCCAGGGCATGCGCGACAAAGGTCGCAACGTGTACCAGGTGGCGATCGCCGATGCCGAGGAAGTCAAACGCGGCACCTTCGTCATGCCGACCCTGATCGAACTGGAAAGCTTCGACGAGCTGCAACGCGAGATCTTCGGCCCGGTGCTGCACGTGGTGCGCTACAAGCGTAAAGAGATCGACCAGTTGATCGCCCAGATCAACGCCTCCGGTTACGGCCTGACCCTCGGCGTGCACACCCGCATCGACGAGACCATCGCCAAGGTGATCGACAACGTCAACGCTGGTAACGTCTACGTCAACCGCAACATCGTGGGTGCCGTGGTCGGTGTCCAGCCGTTTGGTGGCGAAGGCCTGTCGGGTACCGGTCCGAAGGCCGGTGGCCCGCTGTACCTGTACCGTCTGCTGTCGACGCGTCCTGCCGACGCCATCGAACAATCCTTCGCTCGCGGCGATGCGGCCGTGGCACCGGACGTTCGTCTGCGTGATGCCCTGAGCAAACCGCTGGTTGCCCTGAAAGCCTGGGCCGACAGCAACAAGTTCGCCGACCTGAGCACACTGTGTGTGCAGTACGCAGCCCAGTCGCAAAGCGGTATCACCCGCGTGCTGGCCGGCCCGACCGGCGAGAAAAACAGCTACGCGATCCTGCCGCGCGAGCACGTGCTGTGCCTGGCGGACATCGAAGGTGACCTGTTGACCCAACTCGCGGCAGTACTGGCAGTGGGCGGTTCGGCGGTCTGGCCGGAATCCGACACCAGCAAGGCATTGTTCGCACGCCTGCCGAAGGAGATTCAGGCGCGGATCAAACTGGTTTCCGACTGGAACAAGGACGACGTGGTGTTCGATGCAGTTCTGCATCACGGCCATTCCGACCAATTGCGTGCGGTCTGCCAGCAGATCGCCAAACGTGCCGGCGCCATCGTCGGGGTTCAGGGCCTGTCCCAGGGCGAGACCAACATTGCGCTGGAGCGCCTGGTGATCGAGCGCGCCTTGAGCGTCAACACCGCAGCAGCGGGCGGTAACGCCAGCCTGATGACCATCGGATAA
- the putP gene encoding sodium/proline symporter PutP — translation MSASNPTLITFVIYIAAMVLIGFMAYRSTNNLSDYILGGRSLGSVVTALSAGASDMSGWLLMGLPGAIYMSGLSESWIAIGLIVGAYLNWLFVAGRLRVQTEHNGDALTLPDYFASRFEDKSGLLRIISAVVILVFFTIYCASGIVAGARLFESTFGMSYETALWAGAAATIAYTFVGGFLAVSWTDTVQATLMIFALILTPIIVLLATGGVDTTFLAIEANDPSNFDMLKGTTFIGIISLMGWGLGYFGQPHILARFMAADSVKSIANARRISMTWMILCLGGTVAVGFFGIAYFSANPDVALPVSENHERVFIELAKILFNPWIAGVLLSAILAAVMSTLSCQLLVCSSALTEDFYKTFLRKSASQVELVWVGRAMVLLVALIAIAMAANPDNRVLGLVSYAWAGFGAAFGPVVLISVIWKKMTRDGALAGILVGAITVIVWKHFEVLGLYEIIPGFIFASLAIYFVSLMGQPSTGMVQRFEAAEKDFHLNK, via the coding sequence ATGAGCGCAAGCAATCCAACCCTGATCACGTTCGTGATCTACATCGCAGCAATGGTGCTGATCGGCTTCATGGCCTATCGCTCCACCAACAACCTTTCCGACTACATTCTGGGCGGCCGCAGCCTGGGCAGCGTGGTGACCGCATTGTCCGCCGGCGCTTCCGACATGAGCGGCTGGTTGCTGATGGGCCTGCCGGGCGCCATCTACATGTCCGGCCTGTCCGAAAGCTGGATCGCCATCGGCCTGATCGTCGGTGCCTACCTGAACTGGCTGTTCGTCGCCGGTCGTCTGCGTGTTCAAACCGAGCACAACGGCGATGCCCTGACTCTGCCGGACTACTTCGCCAGCCGTTTTGAAGATAAAAGCGGCCTGCTGCGGATCATTTCGGCAGTAGTGATTCTGGTGTTCTTCACCATCTACTGCGCTTCCGGCATCGTGGCCGGTGCCCGCCTGTTCGAAAGCACCTTCGGCATGTCCTACGAGACCGCGCTGTGGGCCGGTGCTGCGGCGACGATTGCCTACACCTTCGTCGGCGGTTTCCTCGCGGTGAGCTGGACCGATACCGTTCAAGCCACCCTGATGATCTTCGCCCTGATCCTGACGCCGATTATCGTTCTGCTGGCTACCGGTGGCGTGGACACCACGTTCCTCGCCATCGAAGCCAATGACCCGAGCAACTTCGACATGCTCAAGGGCACCACTTTCATCGGTATCATCTCGCTGATGGGCTGGGGCCTGGGTTACTTCGGCCAGCCGCACATCCTGGCGCGTTTCATGGCCGCTGACTCGGTGAAATCCATCGCCAACGCCCGTCGCATCTCCATGACCTGGATGATCCTGTGCCTGGGCGGCACCGTAGCCGTGGGCTTCTTCGGTATCGCTTACTTCTCGGCCAACCCGGACGTGGCACTGCCAGTGAGCGAGAACCACGAACGTGTGTTCATCGAGCTGGCGAAAATCCTCTTCAACCCGTGGATTGCCGGTGTCCTGCTGTCGGCCATCCTGGCTGCCGTGATGAGTACCCTGAGCTGCCAGTTGCTGGTGTGCTCGAGCGCCCTGACCGAAGACTTCTACAAGACCTTCCTGCGTAAATCCGCCTCGCAAGTCGAGCTGGTATGGGTCGGCCGCGCCATGGTGCTGCTGGTTGCACTGATCGCCATCGCGATGGCCGCCAACCCGGACAACCGCGTGCTGGGCCTGGTGTCCTACGCCTGGGCCGGTTTCGGCGCTGCCTTCGGTCCGGTCGTGCTGATCTCGGTGATCTGGAAGAAAATGACCCGCGACGGCGCACTGGCCGGCATCCTGGTCGGCGCGATCACCGTGATCGTGTGGAAGCACTTTGAAGTGCTGGGCCTGTACGAAATCATCCCGGGCTTCATCTTCGCCAGCCTGGCCATCTACTTCGTCAGCCTGATGGGCCAGCCAAGCACCGGCATGGTTCAGCGCTTCGAAGCGGCCGAGAAGGATTTCCATCTGAACAAGTGA
- a CDS encoding type VI secretion system tip protein VgrG — protein sequence MFAPANQPRFTLTVEGAQFDLKVLEFTGKEAISQPFRFDLELVSERPDLDLESLLHCQAFLGFDEDGSGVHGQIYRVGQGDSGKRLTRYHVSLVPRLAYLGHRINQRIFQHQSVPQIVTQILKDHAILRDAFEFRLGSDYPPREYCVQYAESDLAFIQRLCAEVGIHFHFQHSPDGHLLVFGDDQTVFPRLAEPTLYLPGSGMAAAAPAIKRFTVRVETRTSVVTRRDYDFTKPRLPLQSRVESEQRPVLEDYHFPGQFTERETGKQLARRTLERHVADYRQAEGRSDQSTLVSGHFLQLTEHPRQDLNDLWLLTSVEHHGRQPQVLEESVTSDGDEFQGYRNTFLATPWDVFFRPPMGPEKPRMLGYQPAVVTGPKDSEIHCDEYGRVKVQLAWDRDGELNEHSSCWLRVASGWAHDRYGSVLIPRVGMEVLVGFIDSDADKPLVMGCLPNAATPVPLDLPADKTRSIFRSQSSPGGGGYNELRIEDRKGAEEIYLRAQRNWTQHVLNDQQVQVDNQRSVVVTGLAKHELKADEQRITHGQRQTEVKQDDHLTVTGDRHIRVSNQAINASAQFHVSAGQQVVIDGGASATIQAGGQWINIGPGGIFSSVPIVVGGAPMTAMSAAPTVPGLPEKLAAAPAAILTAAQIMSLKRDAPFCEECERCKEGVCAA from the coding sequence ATGTTCGCGCCTGCCAATCAACCGCGTTTCACGTTGACCGTCGAAGGCGCCCAATTTGACCTCAAAGTCCTTGAGTTCACGGGCAAGGAAGCCATCAGCCAACCCTTTCGATTTGACCTGGAACTGGTCAGCGAGCGACCGGATCTGGACCTCGAAAGCCTGCTGCACTGTCAGGCGTTTCTGGGTTTTGATGAAGACGGTTCCGGTGTTCACGGTCAGATCTATCGGGTCGGACAGGGGGATTCCGGCAAGCGTCTGACCCGTTATCACGTCAGTCTTGTTCCACGCTTGGCCTATCTCGGCCACCGGATCAATCAGCGGATTTTCCAGCACCAAAGCGTGCCGCAGATCGTGACGCAGATCCTCAAGGATCACGCGATCCTACGCGATGCCTTCGAATTTCGCCTCGGCAGCGATTACCCGCCCCGTGAATATTGCGTGCAGTACGCGGAGAGCGATCTGGCGTTCATCCAGCGCTTGTGTGCCGAGGTCGGTATTCATTTCCACTTTCAGCACAGTCCGGACGGGCATCTGTTGGTGTTCGGCGACGATCAAACGGTGTTCCCGCGTCTGGCCGAACCGACGCTGTACCTGCCGGGCAGCGGCATGGCTGCGGCGGCACCGGCGATCAAGCGCTTCACCGTCCGCGTGGAAACCCGAACCAGCGTGGTCACCCGCCGTGATTACGACTTCACCAAGCCACGCCTGCCGTTGCAGAGCCGGGTGGAAAGCGAACAGCGCCCGGTGCTGGAGGATTACCACTTTCCCGGCCAGTTCACCGAACGCGAAACCGGCAAGCAACTGGCCCGGCGCACCCTTGAGCGCCATGTCGCCGATTACCGTCAGGCCGAGGGTCGCAGCGATCAATCCACCTTGGTCAGCGGACATTTCCTGCAACTGACCGAGCATCCGCGCCAGGATTTGAATGACCTCTGGTTGCTGACCTCTGTCGAACACCATGGCCGGCAGCCGCAAGTGCTGGAGGAATCGGTCACCAGCGATGGCGACGAATTCCAGGGTTACCGTAATACCTTTCTTGCGACGCCGTGGGACGTATTCTTCCGTCCGCCGATGGGCCCGGAAAAGCCTCGGATGCTCGGTTATCAACCGGCCGTGGTCACCGGCCCGAAAGACAGTGAAATCCATTGCGACGAGTACGGCCGGGTCAAGGTGCAACTGGCTTGGGATCGTGACGGCGAACTCAACGAGCACTCCAGCTGCTGGCTGCGGGTCGCCAGCGGCTGGGCCCATGACCGTTATGGCAGCGTGCTGATTCCGCGGGTCGGTATGGAAGTGCTGGTGGGGTTCATCGATTCCGACGCCGACAAACCGCTGGTCATGGGTTGCCTGCCTAACGCCGCCACGCCGGTGCCGCTGGATCTGCCGGCCGACAAGACCCGCAGTATTTTCCGCAGCCAGAGTAGTCCGGGCGGCGGCGGTTACAACGAATTGCGCATCGAGGATCGCAAAGGCGCCGAGGAAATCTACCTGCGCGCCCAACGAAACTGGACGCAGCATGTGCTGAATGATCAGCAGGTGCAGGTGGATAACCAGCGCAGCGTCGTGGTGACCGGTCTCGCCAAGCATGAACTGAAAGCCGATGAGCAACGCATCACTCACGGTCAGCGCCAGACCGAGGTGAAGCAGGACGACCACCTCACGGTGACCGGCGACCGGCACATCCGCGTGAGCAATCAGGCGATCAACGCCAGCGCCCAATTCCACGTCAGCGCCGGCCAGCAAGTGGTGATCGACGGCGGGGCGAGCGCGACGATTCAGGCGGGCGGGCAGTGGATCAACATCGGCCCCGGCGGGATCTTCAGCAGCGTGCCGATTGTGGTGGGTGGTGCGCCGATGACGGCGATGAGCGCCGCGCCGACCGTGCCGGGGTTGCCGGAGAAACTGGCGGCGGCACCGGCAGCGATTTTGACTGCTGCGCAAATCATGAGTCTTAAACGAGATGCGCCGTTCTGCGAAGAATGCGAGCGCTGCAAGGAGGGTGTCTGTGCGGCCTGA
- a CDS encoding DUF4123 domain-containing protein, with protein sequence MRRSAKNASAARRVSVRPDQWLKGEPLKPSEQLFAIFSSASAVEPLKAWPSNAQTPKPVWAETIYAEWDAVMPYVGIVDAGSEFLDWVATTESRDWGWLAISSAGLNAVVEHFRSLTQVLMPDGKAVFFRFWDGRFLLPILESSEMDAGQLLPVLTRGLVNGQTVEIEGRAQVSGREFPWWSVPEKLLAQFGDEARINNALQWLSEEQPALFEAFPADVLRCKVVRCFAVTASDESSASALLDYLRDESE encoded by the coding sequence ATGCGCCGTTCTGCGAAGAATGCGAGCGCTGCAAGGAGGGTGTCTGTGCGGCCTGATCAATGGTTGAAGGGAGAGCCGCTGAAACCGTCGGAGCAGCTGTTCGCGATTTTCAGTAGCGCGAGTGCGGTGGAACCGTTGAAAGCCTGGCCGTCGAATGCGCAGACGCCGAAACCGGTCTGGGCGGAAACGATCTATGCCGAATGGGATGCGGTGATGCCCTACGTGGGAATCGTCGACGCGGGCAGTGAGTTTCTGGATTGGGTGGCGACCACGGAGTCTCGGGACTGGGGCTGGCTGGCGATTTCTTCGGCCGGGCTTAATGCGGTGGTCGAGCACTTTCGCAGTTTGACTCAGGTGTTGATGCCGGACGGGAAAGCGGTGTTCTTCCGGTTCTGGGATGGGCGGTTTTTGTTGCCGATCCTTGAGTCGTCCGAGATGGATGCCGGGCAATTGCTGCCGGTCCTTACGCGAGGATTGGTCAACGGTCAGACCGTGGAGATCGAGGGCAGGGCGCAGGTCTCGGGTCGGGAGTTTCCTTGGTGGTCGGTGCCGGAAAAGCTGCTGGCGCAATTCGGCGATGAAGCCCGGATCAACAACGCCTTGCAGTGGTTGAGCGAGGAGCAGCCGGCGTTGTTCGAAGCATTCCCTGCCGATGTCTTGCGCTGCAAGGTTGTCAGGTGTTTTGCGGTTACGGCGTCGGACGAATCGTCGGCTTCGGCATTGCTGGACTACTTGCGGGACGAGTCAGAGTGA
- a CDS encoding 23S rRNA (adenine(2030)-N(6))-methyltransferase RlmJ yields MNYRHAFHAGNHADVFKHLTLTRLIALMSRKEQPFAYLDSHAGIGLYDLQGDQANRTGEYLEGIARLWDQPDLPALTADYMNVLHEMNPDGQLRYYPGSPELARRLTRSQDRVLLNEKHPEDGVLLKDNMKGDRRVAVHLGEGWHVARALLPVAEKRAVMLIDPPFEKLDEMQRCAASLKEAISRMRQTVAAIWYPVKDQRALRRFYQDLAGTGAPKLLRVELLVHPLDTPNSLNGSGLAIANPPWGLEEELRELLPWLSKKLGQTQGGWQMDWLIAES; encoded by the coding sequence ATGAATTATCGTCACGCCTTCCATGCCGGCAATCACGCCGATGTGTTCAAACACCTGACCTTGACCCGCCTCATCGCCCTGATGTCGCGCAAGGAGCAGCCGTTTGCCTATCTCGACAGCCACGCCGGCATCGGTCTGTATGACCTGCAGGGCGATCAGGCCAACCGTACCGGCGAGTACCTGGAAGGCATCGCACGCTTGTGGGACCAGCCGGATCTGCCGGCGCTGACCGCCGACTACATGAACGTGCTGCACGAGATGAACCCGGATGGCCAGTTGCGCTATTACCCGGGTTCGCCGGAGCTGGCGCGGCGTCTGACCCGTTCCCAGGATCGCGTGCTGCTCAACGAGAAGCACCCGGAAGACGGCGTGCTGCTCAAGGACAACATGAAGGGCGACCGTCGTGTGGCGGTGCATCTGGGTGAGGGCTGGCACGTGGCGCGGGCGTTGCTGCCGGTGGCCGAGAAGCGTGCGGTGATGCTGATCGATCCGCCGTTCGAGAAACTCGACGAGATGCAGCGTTGCGCGGCGTCCTTGAAAGAGGCGATCTCGCGCATGCGCCAGACCGTGGCCGCGATCTGGTACCCGGTGAAGGACCAGCGCGCGCTGCGTCGTTTCTATCAGGATCTGGCCGGCACCGGTGCGCCGAAGTTGCTGCGCGTCGAGTTGCTGGTGCATCCGCTGGACACGCCGAACAGCCTGAACGGCTCTGGCTTGGCGATTGCCAATCCGCCGTGGGGGCTGGAGGAAGAATTGCGTGAGCTGCTGCCGTGGTTGTCCAAGAAACTTGGGCAAACCCAGGGTGGATGGCAGATGGACTGGTTGATCGCCGAGAGCTGA
- the msrA gene encoding peptide-methionine (S)-S-oxide reductase MsrA, protein MVLRSEILVNKNVLPTKEQALPGRETPMALPEKHFVFTETPLLGPFFQDVDFAIFGLGCFWGAERRFWQREGVVSTVVGYAGGYTPNPTYEEVCSGLTGHAEVVLVVYDKAKVSYEELLAMFWELHNPTQGMRQGNDIGTQYRSVIYATHPEQLDAALKSKAVYQAELSKAGLGEISTEIEQAPTVYFAETYHQQYLAKNPEGYCGIGGTGVCMPPSLAGN, encoded by the coding sequence ATGGTTCTGCGCTCGGAAATTCTGGTGAACAAAAACGTGCTACCGACTAAAGAACAAGCTCTGCCTGGCCGTGAAACCCCGATGGCCCTGCCTGAAAAACACTTTGTTTTCACCGAAACGCCGTTGCTGGGCCCGTTCTTTCAGGACGTCGACTTCGCGATTTTCGGTCTGGGCTGCTTCTGGGGTGCAGAACGCCGCTTCTGGCAGCGCGAAGGTGTGGTCAGCACCGTGGTCGGTTACGCCGGCGGTTACACGCCGAACCCGACCTACGAAGAAGTCTGCTCGGGCCTGACCGGCCACGCTGAAGTCGTTTTGGTGGTGTATGACAAGGCCAAGGTCAGCTACGAAGAGCTGCTGGCAATGTTCTGGGAATTGCACAACCCGACCCAGGGCATGCGTCAGGGCAACGACATCGGCACTCAGTACCGTTCGGTGATCTACGCCACCCACCCGGAGCAACTGGATGCGGCGTTGAAGAGCAAGGCTGTCTATCAGGCGGAATTGTCGAAGGCAGGTCTGGGTGAAATCAGCACCGAGATTGAACAGGCCCCGACCGTGTACTTCGCCGAGACCTATCACCAGCAGTATCTGGCGAAGAATCCGGAAGGCTACTGCGGAATTGGCGGCACTGGCGTTTGCATGCCACCGAGCCTGGCGGGTAACTGA